In the Endozoicomonas sp. SCSIO W0465 genome, CTCAGTCGCCTGTACTTCTACTTCCTGCCTGGCAAGCTGATGGGGAACCGAGTAGGCGTGCCCCTTGCAGATAATATGATAATCCACATTCACCCGGGCCTTGATAAACTCAGCGAACACAAAAGATTGCTTCGGCAGTGGCTTGAGGGCTGGTTCATCCAGTTGTTCAAACGCACTACGTCGCGTTCCTGGCAACTGCTTAAAGGGCTTCAGGTTCAGTTCGATTAACAGCTCACGTATCCGCAGGTTCAGCTCTGCCAGGGTAAAGAACATTTCATGACGAAGCCTGGCCAGTATCCACCGCTCCACTACCTGTACACCGACTTCTGCTTTGGCCTTGTCTTTGGGTTTGTAGGGGCGTGCCGGAATGACTGCCACCTGGTAGTGACAAGCCAGGTGCTGGTATGATGGGTTGAGATCCGGCTCGTACCGACAGGCTTTGATAACTGCGCACTTTGGGTTGTCTGGCACAACAATTTCTGGCACCCCACCAAAGAACTCAAAGGCCCGTTCATGAGACCCCAGCCAGTCCTCTGTTTTTTGTGACAGAGTCGCTTCAGCGTAGGTATAGTTGGACGCTCCCAGCACTGCCACAAATATCTGGGCATTGTGGGCAATTTCGCCGGTGTCCGGGTTGATGATTGGCATGGTTGGCCCGGCATAATCAACAAATAACTTTTCACCTGCATTGTGCAGCTGTCGCATAGATCGCTTTTGACAACCACGCCACTGATTGTAACGGTGACAGTACTGGGCATAGCTGTAGGCATTGAGGGGGTGGGCCTGACAGTATTCTTCCCAGAGTCGTTGTTTGGTCACTTCCTTGCGCTTCAGTTCCTGATGCACCTCAGCCCAGTCAGGATCAATCAACCCTTTTCGATTGGCTATCGAGGCATCGGGAAACAGCGCCTGAATAAGCTCAGGCTCAG is a window encoding:
- the istA gene encoding IS21 family transposase codes for the protein MTENRITMRKLLEILRMRFGSQLSFRQISRSVRVSVGTVSNYVKAFQESELSWPLAEDISEPELIQALFPDASIANRKGLIDPDWAEVHQELKRKEVTKQRLWEEYCQAHPLNAYSYAQYCHRYNQWRGCQKRSMRQLHNAGEKLFVDYAGPTMPIINPDTGEIAHNAQIFVAVLGASNYTYAEATLSQKTEDWLGSHERAFEFFGGVPEIVVPDNPKCAVIKACRYEPDLNPSYQHLACHYQVAVIPARPYKPKDKAKAEVGVQVVERWILARLRHEMFFTLAELNLRIRELLIELNLKPFKQLPGTRRSAFEQLDEPALKPLPKQSFVFAEFIKARVNVDYHIICKGHAYSVPHQLARQEVEVQATEHCVTIYANGKVVASHARKHTRGFTTLAVHMPERHRHHQDWTPERLLNWANDIGQEVYCFIQSLLDSKEHPEQAYRASLGLLNLQREYGTERLNNACAHARNIGGYRLKNVRSILQSGKDLMPLEPQLKQTTGPLHDDHENIRGAICYQ